The proteins below are encoded in one region of Hordeum vulgare subsp. vulgare chromosome 3H, MorexV3_pseudomolecules_assembly, whole genome shotgun sequence:
- the LOC123443323 gene encoding ERI1 exoribonuclease 2-like, with amino-acid sequence MAAIMAARGQELEQDFDFFVVVDFEATCLKDARIFPQEIIEFPAVLVDGATGRIESAFRRYVRPKHHPVLTQFCRELTGIRQEDVDGGVDLGEALWLHDAWLKAATAGAGNRRSGRLAVVTWGDWDCRTMLEFECRFKGIEKPSYFDQWINLRVPFQVALGGGGRVNLQEAVRAAGLDWEGRLHCGLDDALNTARLLAEIMRRGVKMTITGSLVPLPLFEQEQQPRTSTCGGSLAPAPPPFEQKQQPRTSTCGGPLVLAPPIQQQPPCTGPCDGSFPLVLAPIQQKQQQWPQPHIISPCGGSSATWYCGVATKGGMEPGAMQSGCTNWTPAMGAVPPYYLWSN; translated from the coding sequence ATGGCAGCGATCATGGCGGCGCGCGGGCAGGAGCTGGAGCAAGATTTCGATTTCTTCGTGGTGGTCGACTTCGAGGCGACGTGCCTCAAAGACGCGCGGATCTTCCCACAGGAAATCATTGAGTTCCCCGCTGTGCTCGTCGACGGCGCCACCGGTCGCATCGAGTCAGCGTTTCGCAGGTACGTTCGTCCTAAACATCACCCTGTGCTGACCCAGTTTTGCAGGGAACTCACCGGCATCCGGCAGGAGGACGTCGACGGCGGCGTGGATCTCGGCGAGGCGCTCTGGCTGCACGACGCGTGGCTGAAGGCGGCGACGGCGGGGGCAGGGAACAGGAGGAGCGGTCGCTTGGCCGTCGTGACCTGGGGAGACTGGGACTGCCGGACCATGCTGGAGTTCGAGTGCCGCTTCAAGGGCATCGAGAAGCCCTCCTACTTTGATCAGTGGATCAACCTGAGGGTCCCCTTCCAGGTGGCGCTCGGCGGCGGAGGGCGGGTGAACCTGCAGGAGGCGGTTCGGGCGGCGGGGCTGGACTGGGAGGGCCGCCTGCATTGCGGGTTGGACGATGCCCTCAACACGGCACGGCTGCTTGCTGAGATCATGCGGCGCGGGGTCAAGATGACCATCACTGGCTCACTGGTGCCGCTGCCGCTGTTCGAGCAGGAGCAGCAGCCTCGCACAAGCACCTGCGGTGGCTCACTtgcgccggcgccgccgccgttcGAGCAGAAGCAGCAGCCTCGCACAAGCACCTGCGGTGGCCCACTTGTGCTGGCGCCGCCGATTCAGCAGCAGCCGCCTTGCACAGGCCCTTGTGATGGCTCGTTTCCGCTGGTGCTGGCGCCTATCCAGCAGAAGCAGCAGCAGTGGCCGCAGCCTCACATAATCAGCCCCTGCGGTGGCTCCTCTGCGACGTGGTACTGCGGGGTGGCGACAAAAGGAGGCATGGAGCCAGGGGCGATGCAGTCTGGATGCACCAACTGGACGCCGGCCATGGGAGCCGTGCCCCCCTACTACCTGTGGAGCAACTGA